A genome region from Rhodopseudomonas boonkerdii includes the following:
- a CDS encoding CpaF family protein, whose amino-acid sequence MFGKRSGIETELRPLRPASSPPAAPSASAAPIVSAPPLSPARAPAAPVPERRSDNYYQVKATIFGALIEAIDLAQLAKLDSESAREEIRDIVNEIIAIKNIVMSIAEQEELLDDICNDVLGYGPLEPLLARDDIADIMVNGAGTVFIEVAGRIQKTGIRFRDNQQLLNICQRIVSQVGRRVDESSPICDARLADGSRVNAIVPPLAIDGPALTIRKFKKDKLTLDQLVKFGAISAEGAQILQIIGRVRCNVLISGGTGSGKTTLLNCLTNYIDDDERIITCEDAAELQLQQPHVVRLETRPPNIEGEGQVTMRELVRNCLRMRPERIIVGEVRGPEAFDLLQAMNTGHDGSMGTLHANNPREALSRCESMITMGGFSLPSRTIREMICASIDVIVQAARLRDGSRRITHITEVMGMEGDTIITQDVFLYDIVGEDANGSIIGRHRSTGIGRPKFWERARYYGEEKRLAAALDAAEVAANI is encoded by the coding sequence CATCGGCTGCGCCGATCGTCTCCGCACCGCCGCTCTCTCCCGCACGTGCTCCCGCGGCGCCGGTCCCCGAGCGCCGCTCGGACAACTATTATCAGGTCAAAGCAACGATCTTCGGCGCGCTGATCGAGGCAATCGACCTCGCCCAGCTCGCCAAGCTCGACAGCGAATCGGCACGCGAGGAAATCCGCGACATCGTCAACGAGATCATCGCGATCAAGAATATCGTGATGTCTATCGCCGAGCAGGAAGAGCTGCTCGACGACATCTGCAACGACGTACTCGGTTACGGTCCGCTGGAACCACTGCTGGCACGCGACGACATTGCCGATATCATGGTCAACGGCGCTGGCACCGTATTTATCGAAGTCGCTGGCCGTATCCAGAAGACCGGAATCCGCTTCCGTGACAATCAGCAACTGCTCAACATCTGCCAGCGCATCGTCAGCCAGGTCGGCCGCCGCGTCGACGAGTCTTCGCCGATCTGCGACGCCCGTCTCGCCGACGGTTCGCGTGTCAACGCCATCGTGCCGCCGCTGGCGATCGATGGTCCCGCGCTCACCATTCGTAAGTTCAAGAAGGACAAGCTGACGCTGGATCAGCTCGTGAAATTCGGCGCAATCTCCGCGGAGGGCGCGCAGATCCTGCAGATCATTGGCCGTGTCCGCTGTAATGTCCTGATCTCCGGCGGTACCGGCTCCGGCAAGACGACGCTGCTAAACTGCCTGACCAACTACATCGACGATGACGAACGCATCATCACCTGCGAAGACGCTGCCGAACTGCAGCTGCAGCAACCGCATGTGGTGCGCCTGGAAACCCGCCCGCCGAATATCGAAGGTGAGGGTCAGGTGACCATGCGCGAGCTGGTACGCAACTGTCTGCGTATGCGTCCAGAACGTATCATCGTCGGCGAAGTCCGCGGGCCGGAAGCATTCGATCTCTTGCAGGCGATGAATACCGGCCATGACGGATCGATGGGCACGCTGCACGCCAACAACCCACGCGAAGCCTTGTCCCGCTGTGAGTCGATGATCACCATGGGCGGTTTCTCGCTGCCGTCGCGCACCATCCGCGAAATGATCTGCGCCTCCATCGATGTCATCGTGCAGGCGGCGCGCCTGCGCGACGGTTCGCGACGCATCACCCACATCACCGAAGTGATGGGTATGGAAGGTGACACCATCATCACCCAGGACGTGTTCCTATACGACATCGTTGGTGAGGATGCGAATGGCAGCATCATTGGTCGTCATCGATCCACCGGGATCGGCCGCCCCAAATTCTGGGAACGTGCGCGCTATTACGGCGAAGAGAAGCGACTTGCCGCAGCGCTGGACGCAGCCGAAGTTGCGGCGAACATCTAA
- a CDS encoding type II secretion system F family protein codes for MNMQALALAFMASVAVGGLAWVFLYPQLSGEKKAEERRSSIARTEPKARSVDRAQRSRRDQVETSLKEVEARNKEKNKVPLGTRIAQAGLDWSEQKFLVISGIMGLFAFAITALFGGGLLAGAGLAFAAGFGLPRWLLGFLKKRRENAFLLALPDAVDVVVRGIKAGLPLFDSLKVVAADAPEPLRSEFNAIIETQTIGMPLGDACARLYDRMPLPEANFFGIVISIQQKSGGNLSEALGNLSKVLRDRKKMKEKIQAMSMEAKASAAIIGSLPPIVMLLVYLSTPDYISLLWTHPTGRLMLAGCVVWMSCGILVMKKMINFDF; via the coding sequence ATGAACATGCAGGCGCTCGCACTGGCTTTCATGGCTTCGGTCGCGGTCGGCGGCCTCGCCTGGGTCTTCCTCTATCCCCAACTGTCCGGCGAGAAGAAGGCCGAGGAACGCCGCTCCTCGATCGCGCGGACTGAGCCGAAGGCGCGTTCGGTCGATCGCGCACAGCGCTCCAGGCGCGATCAGGTCGAGACATCCTTGAAGGAAGTCGAGGCACGCAACAAGGAAAAGAACAAGGTGCCGCTGGGCACCCGTATCGCGCAGGCCGGGCTCGACTGGAGCGAGCAGAAATTTCTCGTCATCTCCGGCATAATGGGCCTGTTCGCCTTCGCGATAACCGCATTGTTCGGCGGCGGCCTGTTGGCGGGCGCTGGTCTCGCTTTCGCCGCCGGCTTCGGGCTGCCACGCTGGTTGCTCGGCTTTCTCAAGAAGCGCCGCGAAAATGCTTTTCTGCTGGCGCTGCCCGATGCAGTCGACGTCGTGGTCCGCGGCATCAAGGCCGGCCTGCCGCTGTTCGACTCCCTGAAGGTCGTCGCTGCGGATGCGCCGGAGCCGCTGCGCAGCGAGTTCAATGCCATCATCGAAACCCAAACCATCGGCATGCCGCTCGGCGACGCCTGTGCACGCCTCTATGATCGCATGCCGCTGCCGGAGGCCAATTTCTTCGGCATCGTGATCTCGATCCAACAGAAGTCGGGCGGCAATCTATCGGAAGCACTTGGCAATCTTTCCAAGGTGCTGCGCGACCGCAAGAAGATGAAAGAGAAGATCCAGGCGATGTCGATGGAGGCCAAGGCTTCGGCCGCCATCATCGGTTCGCTGCCGCCAATCGTTATGCTGCTCGTCTATCTGAGCACGCCCGACTATATCTCGCTGCTTTGGACCCATCCGACCGGCCGTCTGATGCTGGCAGGCTGCGTGGTGTGGATGAGCTGCGGCATCCTGGTCATGAAGAAAATGATCAATTTCGATTTCTGA